The following coding sequences lie in one Streptomyces xiamenensis genomic window:
- a CDS encoding PP2C family serine/threonine-protein phosphatase codes for MGVTMPQLDQLSACPGCGEPLEADDEFCGSCGKHLRTTAPTGAKGPAAPAPPPPPMTARRPASPTAPGGTPPAPAGTAPQAGPATPPGSAPGAPADPRPATTGTPHTGRPAPAQQGTAAPRTGPAAPGQPAATGSGPGAPAAHGAAQPGPNALGAGTGSATSAAGQQPGATGPHPGTPTAPPAPAARQPGTRASQGTTAATPAPAPAPQGANPAAPNPSRPAAASPAQAPAPAPAPAAQAKGSAPANSPSSAAKPASAPAVPAAAPQQPHAPAAPAPQDTGSGRPAGQPAGAADGYTPTEPDFTLPPPQPASGGPRIPSLDPRATAAAATPPPAQTPAPAPADPRAAADPRTRDSRPPTRETNPVLCAVCGTGRVDGDGYCADCGRAQPGQRDHVERALGGVAAVSDLGLRHHRNEDSFTVSATALADGSPAVIAIVCDGVSSSSRPHEASAAASEAAAESLLASLPRGVSGQQAMHDAVLSAARAVADLADPAAEPGQNAPACTLVGAVTAGGILTVGWVGDSRAYWIPAEPGAAPARLTEDDSWAAQMVAAGLLSEAEAMADHRAHAITAWLGADAVEVEPHTASFKPDRPGVVIVCTDGLWNYAESAERLAHLVPATARETPLPTAQHLVRHALESGGHDNVTVAVIPFPVAEAAG; via the coding sequence ATGGGTGTGACGATGCCGCAGCTCGACCAACTCTCCGCCTGCCCCGGCTGCGGGGAGCCGCTGGAAGCCGACGACGAGTTCTGCGGCAGCTGCGGCAAACACCTGCGCACCACGGCCCCGACGGGCGCGAAGGGCCCGGCGGCCCCCGCTCCCCCGCCCCCGCCCATGACCGCGCGGCGCCCCGCGTCCCCCACGGCACCGGGCGGGACACCGCCCGCACCGGCAGGCACCGCACCCCAGGCAGGCCCCGCGACTCCCCCCGGATCCGCGCCCGGCGCCCCGGCGGACCCACGCCCCGCCACGACGGGCACCCCCCACACCGGGCGCCCCGCACCGGCGCAGCAGGGAACGGCCGCACCCCGCACCGGCCCGGCCGCGCCCGGCCAACCTGCCGCTACCGGCAGCGGGCCCGGCGCACCGGCGGCACACGGCGCGGCCCAGCCGGGCCCGAACGCACTCGGCGCGGGCACCGGCAGCGCCACCTCGGCCGCCGGGCAGCAGCCGGGCGCCACCGGCCCTCACCCCGGCACACCCACCGCGCCTCCGGCTCCGGCAGCGCGGCAACCCGGCACCCGGGCATCGCAGGGCACAACAGCCGCGACCCCGGCACCGGCACCGGCACCGCAGGGCGCGAATCCTGCCGCGCCCAACCCGTCCCGGCCCGCTGCCGCCAGCCCGGCCCAGGCCCCGGCCCCGGCCCCGGCCCCCGCAGCGCAGGCCAAGGGCTCCGCCCCGGCCAACTCCCCGTCGTCGGCCGCCAAACCGGCCTCCGCGCCGGCCGTACCCGCCGCCGCACCGCAGCAGCCCCACGCGCCCGCCGCCCCCGCGCCGCAGGACACGGGTTCCGGACGGCCGGCGGGCCAGCCGGCCGGTGCGGCCGACGGGTATACGCCCACCGAGCCCGACTTCACCCTGCCGCCGCCGCAGCCCGCGTCCGGCGGGCCTCGCATTCCCTCGCTCGACCCCCGGGCCACCGCGGCCGCCGCCACGCCCCCGCCGGCCCAAACCCCTGCGCCCGCACCCGCCGACCCGCGCGCCGCCGCGGACCCGCGCACGCGCGACTCCCGGCCGCCCACCCGCGAGACGAACCCCGTCCTGTGCGCCGTCTGCGGCACCGGCCGCGTCGACGGCGACGGCTACTGCGCCGACTGCGGCCGCGCGCAGCCCGGGCAGCGCGATCATGTCGAGCGCGCGCTCGGTGGCGTCGCGGCCGTCAGTGACCTAGGGCTGCGGCACCACCGCAACGAGGACTCGTTCACCGTCTCGGCGACCGCCCTCGCCGACGGTTCGCCCGCCGTCATCGCCATCGTCTGCGACGGCGTGTCCTCCTCTTCCCGCCCCCACGAGGCGTCCGCCGCCGCCTCCGAGGCGGCGGCGGAGTCGCTGCTCGCCTCGCTCCCGCGCGGCGTCTCGGGCCAGCAGGCCATGCACGACGCCGTCCTGTCCGCCGCCCGCGCCGTCGCCGATCTCGCCGACCCCGCCGCCGAGCCGGGTCAGAACGCCCCGGCCTGCACCCTGGTGGGCGCCGTCACCGCCGGCGGCATCCTCACCGTGGGGTGGGTCGGCGACAGCCGCGCCTACTGGATTCCGGCCGAGCCCGGCGCCGCTCCCGCCCGGCTCACCGAGGACGACTCGTGGGCGGCGCAGATGGTCGCGGCCGGCCTGCTCAGCGAGGCCGAGGCGATGGCGGATCACCGCGCGCACGCCATCACCGCCTGGCTGGGCGCCGACGCCGTCGAGGTCGAGCCGCACACCGCGTCGTTCAAGCCGGACCGTCCCGGCGTGGTGATCGTGTGCACGGACGGCCTGTGGAACTACGCCGAGTCCGCCGAGCGGCTCGCGCACCTGGTGCCCGCCACGGCCCGCGAGACACCGCTGCCGACCGCGCAGCACCTGGTGCGGCACGCCCTGGAGTCGGGCGGCCACGACAATGTCACGGTCGCGGTCATCCCCTTCCCGGTGGCGGAAGCGGCCGGATGA